Proteins encoded together in one Fimbriiglobus ruber window:
- a CDS encoding PQQ-binding-like beta-propeller repeat protein, translated as MPRFLPVLGLLVSLATGPASAAYPVTVGPADWPWWRGPTRDGVAPPNQTPPQKWSATENVLWKAPVPGRGHGSPAVVGDRVFLAVADAQTETQAVHCFDRKTGELAWATVVHRGGFETKGNAKSSLASSTPACDGRRVFINFQTANTITTTALDLNGKILWQRKVSDFVQHQGFGSSPAVYGPLVLVTADNKGGGAAAGLDRETGTVVWTRTRPKLPNYTSPVILPIGGKDQLLLTGCDLVTSLDPLTGSQLWEHKGATTECVTSTVTDGRHVFTSGGYPKNHLAAVTADGSGKVAWESGARVYVPSLLYKDGHLYGVQDEGVAVCWRCDTGKQVWKERLGGTFSASPVLVGDVVYSVNEAGKWFLFKATPEAFTLVAENKLGDEVFATPTICGDHIYARVAEKVDGQRKEWLYCLGKQ; from the coding sequence GTGCCACGATTCCTACCTGTCCTCGGGTTGCTCGTTTCTCTCGCGACCGGCCCCGCTTCCGCCGCGTACCCCGTAACCGTCGGCCCCGCCGATTGGCCGTGGTGGCGCGGGCCGACCCGCGACGGCGTGGCACCGCCGAACCAGACCCCGCCGCAGAAGTGGAGCGCGACCGAAAACGTCCTCTGGAAAGCCCCGGTCCCCGGTCGTGGGCACGGGTCGCCCGCGGTCGTAGGTGACCGGGTGTTTTTGGCCGTCGCTGATGCCCAGACGGAAACGCAAGCCGTTCACTGTTTCGACCGCAAGACCGGCGAACTCGCCTGGGCGACCGTGGTCCACCGCGGCGGGTTCGAGACCAAGGGGAACGCCAAGAGTTCGCTGGCCTCGTCGACACCCGCGTGCGACGGCCGGCGCGTGTTCATTAACTTCCAGACCGCGAACACGATCACCACCACGGCCCTCGACCTCAATGGGAAGATCCTCTGGCAGCGGAAGGTCTCCGATTTCGTCCAACACCAGGGCTTCGGCTCGTCCCCGGCCGTCTACGGTCCGCTGGTGCTCGTGACCGCGGACAACAAGGGAGGCGGGGCCGCCGCCGGGCTCGACCGTGAGACCGGGACCGTCGTCTGGACAAGAACCCGCCCGAAGCTCCCGAATTACACCTCGCCGGTCATTCTCCCAATCGGGGGCAAGGACCAACTCCTCCTGACCGGGTGCGACCTGGTTACCTCCCTCGACCCGCTCACCGGCTCCCAGCTCTGGGAACACAAAGGCGCCACGACCGAGTGCGTGACCTCGACCGTCACCGACGGCCGGCACGTGTTCACCAGTGGCGGCTACCCGAAGAACCACCTCGCCGCGGTGACGGCCGATGGGTCGGGCAAGGTGGCGTGGGAAAGCGGAGCCCGGGTGTACGTCCCGTCCCTGCTATACAAAGACGGTCATCTGTACGGCGTGCAAGACGAGGGCGTGGCCGTCTGCTGGCGGTGCGACACCGGCAAACAGGTCTGGAAGGAGCGCCTCGGCGGGACGTTCAGTGCGTCCCCCGTTCTCGTCGGGGATGTGGTTTACTCGGTCAACGAAGCCGGAAAGTGGTTTCTGTTCAAGGCGACGCCCGAGGCGTTCACACTGGTAGCCGAGAACAAATTGGGTGATGAAGTGTTTGCCACGCCCACAATCTGCGGAGACCATATTTACGCCCGGGTGGCGGAGAAGGTCGACGGCCAGCGCAAGGAATGGCTCTACTGTTTGGGGAAGCAGTAA